The DNA sequence TTGATGGTCAAAGCTCAGGGAAAAATAATGGGCCGTTAATTCCCGCTCATTTAAGCCATTTTTCTCTAAAATTATTAAATCACAATAACCCTGCCAACGTTCTAAAGTAACATAGGCCTGATAATTTTCCCTGGGCAAAACAATTCACCTCACATTAAAATATCTCCTAGAAAAATTTCGCTATCCCCAGGGCTTTTTCCTTTAATTTTTTTCCACAAATTACCGACACAAAAAAGGGGTTTTTTACACCCCTTAAACAACAAGTTTTTTATTTAAAATTTTTTGCCCACTATTTGGATGCAGATTTTCTCCATCAGCCCAAGCTAATTTACCATTTACCCATACTTTTTTTACACCTTCGGAAAAAATATTAGTTTTTTCCCTAGTAGCCTTATCTGTAATCGTTTCCGGATCAAACAGTACCAAATCAGCTTGATAACCTTCTTTTAATAAACCTCGCCTCTTTAAATTTAACCTGCGGGCTGGCTGGGAGGTTAATTTAGCGATCGCTTTTTCCCAAGTAAGTAAACCCTTTTCGCGTACAAACCATCGCAAAATTCGCGGAATATTACCATAAGCACGCGGATGAATGGCCCTACCCCCGGCATGAATACCGGCATCACTGGCAAAAAAGGTTAAAGGATGTACTGCCGCTAATTCTAGGTTTTCAGCACTCATCGAATGCTGAAACACTTTCCGACCAACATCAGTACTAGAATATGTATAACCATAAAAATCAGCCCTAATATCTAAACCATCTGCCTCAGCTTCACTGAGCATTTCCAGAATTCGAGGTACTTTAGACCAATTCCGTTTAAAACCTGCTTTTAAATGACTATATTGTACCGGAACCCCTGCTTGAAAACCGATTTCAATGGCTTCCTCAAGAGCCTCTAAAACCCGGTCATATTCACTGCGTATATGGGTAGCATAAAAACCTCCCTTTTCTTTAAGTACTTCACATAAAGCAATCACTTCTTCTGTAGAAGCATAAGTCTGAGGCCAATATTCTAAGCCGATGGAAAGTCCCACAGCCCCATCTTCCAAGGCCTTAGCCAAATAGTTTTGCATCTGATTTATTGCTTGTAGTGTAGCCTTCTCAGGACAATCCCGTCCCCAAACCATTTGCCGTAAAGTAGCATACCCCATTAATGAACCATAATTAATCTGCATTTCAGGTACTCTTTGAAAAAAGTCCTTTAAATCACGCGGTGAACGTCCGCAATTTCCGCCAATTTGCAGAGTGACACCTTGTGATAAAAAAGGACTCATCTCACCACCACTTAAAAAATAGTCTTCAGTATGTGTATGTACATCTATAAAACCTGGAGCCAAAATATAACCATGTCCGGCAATCACTTCCACAGTTTCACTAACCAAAAAATCCCCGCTAGCCACAATTTTGTCATCTTTAACTGCCAATTTACCCGGGAAACCAGGATTACCCGAACCATCTATCAAAAAAACATTTTCAATTACCCAATCACAATCCACAGGTTTTGCCGCCTGTGCTTTTTTTATTTCCCGCTCATTTTCCACTATTTTAACCGGTAAAACCACTGCTGCACCTAAGATCCCCAGATAAGCCAAAAATTCCCGCCGGGTCAACATTGCTAATACATCTCCCCTAATGAATTATTAACTTATCTTTCTACAGCCCTAACCATAATTCCTGTTCATACTAAAAAATTCTTTTATCTTACCGGTCCCTCACGTTGAACTTCGGTTGATTTTTCCCCTAAATTTAGGTGCCGACCAATTTTGGCAACTCCCACTCCAGTACCCCCAAAACGCTTTTCCAATTTTAATAATAAACTATATTCTAGATCAGAAAATGGTCGTCTCGGTATCGTACCAAAACGCGAATCCTTTAAAAAATATTCAGCAATAGCTCGATCCGCCAAATCACGATACAGGGAAAATTCGTCAACAATTTTATTTGCTTCCCCCCAAACAGCCTCAATCTCCCGCCTTTTTTCCCGACAATCATAATTTAAACCCACAGCTGCTGCCTCTTTTTTAAGCTCAGCAATCTGCTGAAGCCCTTTTTCTATTTGCGAAGAAAGAAAATACAAATTACAATCTACTACTTTTCCCCATCGCTGATATTTTCTTAAAGCATCGGTTTTTTGCACTAATCTCTGCGGTCCATCAGACTTAAGTTCTGGTAAATTATCCAGAACAGCTTGAATGCGACCAGCCGCACAACAAACCTTTGCTTCTAAATCAGCCTTTTCACTCTCATAATTCAAAGTTTGTATCTTCAAACAGGATTCATCAAACTGCCGCCATTTTTGATTTGTTTCTTGAAAAGATTGTTCCAATTGCCTTAATTCATCCTTACCTACCTCTTTCAATAAATGAAGAGCACCCCAAACTTTTTCATAGGCTTTAAAATTTCCATCTAAATCTGCTTTATAGTTTTTAGCAAAAGAAAGCAAATCAGAAGGCAAAAGCTGTTTAGTATCTTCAGGTAACCAATAACTGTAATCTACACCATCTTGATAGCCATAATAAATCCCTTGAATACCGTGACTCAAAAAATTTGAATAATGAAGACTTGTTTTTTGTGCATTTATTTTTTCTAATTCCCTTTCAATAATCTCACTTCTTTGACTGTGCAAAAACTCTTTAACAATCAATTCTAAAGGTAAAAAATTAGCTTCGATTTGCTTATTAAAAACCTCATACTCCTTACGCAAATTATTTTGTAAATCCTCACCTTTTAAATTTCGTGTAAGTACATCTTTATTGAACTTATCAATAATGGCCCTTTGACAAGTTTGATAATTTAAATCAAAAGTCTCCCTTAAATTCTCTAAAAATTTGTTTTCTTCCTCAGCAGACACCGACGGCTTTTTCCCCCAAAGACTACTTAATTTTTTTCTTAATCCCAATTTTTCTTCCTCCAATCAATACCAATTAGCAATTTTAATATAATTATAGCATATTTTCACACATCTTTACAAAAAAATTAATTAAGTTTTTTTAATAATCGTAAACAATCATCACGCGGACCAGTACCTGTATTAGGCCAATTTTGAATAGCTCCACCCATGGCCACACAAATATATTCGCGACCATTTTTTTCAGCCAAAATAGCCCAACATTCACCAGCCTGAGAAGTAGTACCAGATTTACCACCTAAAATTCGAAAGCCTTCTTGATTAACATCTTCCAAAAGTGTCAGCACTGTGGACTGTAAGAGTAAGCCTTGAGGATGATCCAATGTAGGTGTGCTGAGATAAGTTTTTGTAGTTATAATTTCCCGAAAAAATTCATTATTTAAGGCAAAATCCAATAATCTTGCTAAATCATGAGCTGTAGAATATTGCCCGGGATCATCTAGTCCCTCTGGATTAACAAAATAAGTATTTTCTAAACCTAAAAACTCAGCCTTTTCATTCATTAAATCCACAAAATTTTCCACACTACCTGCTAAATTAACTGCTAAAGAGTTCGCTGCCTCTCCCCCCGAACTTAATAAAGCACCATAAAGTAAGTCCCGATAAGTTACTTTTTCACGTCCATAGAAACCAGCCAAAGAAGCATTTTTAGCTACCATCTTTTGATAAGTAGCCACATCCACTACTACCAATTCATCCAAATCCGCGATCTCTTCTAAAGCCACAATTGCAGTCATAATTTTAGTTAAAGAAGCAGGATATATTTTTTTATTTTCCTCAGCCGCCAGTTTTATAGTTTGACTTTGCCGCTCCCAAACACACAACTGGGGGCAGTAGTAATTTTCATTTAAAACAGTAGGTGTATTTAATAAGGCTACTTGATAACCCAAAAGAAAAAACCCAGCCAAAACCACTAAAGTGATAATTATTTTACGCATTTTCCGTACCACACTGATATGATTCTACCCGATTTTTACCCTTCTTTTTGGCTAAATATAAAGCTTCATCCGCTTTTTTCGTTAAAGTATGAATATCAAAAATATCTTCACCCAATGAAGAAACACCAAAACTAGAAGTAAGCTTAAGCTTAAGGGGTTTTTTATCTTTATAAACAACTAAATCCCGCATATTAATACGCAATCTTTCTGCAACCAAGACCGCTTGTTTAGTTTTTACACCCGGAAGGCAAATAATGAATTCCTCACCACCATAACGACCCACAAAATCATATTTGCGTAAAGAATCCACAAAACATTTAGCTACACCTTTTAAAACTTCATCACCAACTAAATGACCATAATTATCATTAACTTTTTTAAAATCATCCAAATCAGCCATAATTAAAGAAAGTGGAGCCCCTAACCGCTTATAACGTTCTAATTCACCATCCAAGCGATCAATAAAAGCACGCCGATTTAAAAGACCGGTCAAAGAATCGGTTAAAGCTAACTGCATAATTTGATCCTCTAACCTAATAATTCTCTCCCCGGTTTTTAAACGAAACTTTAATTCCATTTCATTAAAGGGCTTAATAATATAATCATCAGCCCCAGCTTCTAAACCTTTTATTACATCTTCTTTATCAGCATTAATAGTTAACAAAATTAGATAAATATAACCTCTTTCCTGCATTTGACGAGTTTTCCTACATACTTCTAACCCATCAATATAAGGCATTACCCAATCAACAATTGCCAATTTGGGTCCATTTTCCTCACTTAATTTTCCAATAGCTTCAGCACCATTATTGGCCACAACAACAGTATAGCCCCATTTGTTTAAAATATCTTTTAATATTTTTTGATAATAACGACTATCCTCTGCTACTAAAACCTTCAACTTTTTTGCCCCCCGACCAGACAATAACACTTCACATAACTTTATTTCGCCCTAAAATTAAAATTACCTGCTTTTTAAAAGCACCTCCTTTATTTTTTCAGTCATTAATCTTGTGCCTACACAAAAACAGCCATTTTCGTAAATGTCTGCGGTTCTCCAACCTTGGTCTAAAACATTTTCCACGGCATTTTCAATATCCCGAGCACCTGCAGGACAGTTAGCGGTCATTTCCAAAAACATAGCTAGTGATAAAATAGCAGCTAGAGGGTTAGCCTTATCCTGCCCAGCCAAATCTGGTGCCGAACCATGTACCGGTTCATATAAAGCCGGACCATCACCTAAACTTGCTGAAGGCAGCATGCCCAAAGAACCACCCAAAACAGAGGCCTGATCAGAAAGGATATCACCAAAAGTATTTTCCGTAACCAAAACATCAAATTGTCCAGGGTTTAAACAAAGCTGCATAGCACAATTATCTACATATAAATGATTCAGAACAACATCCGGATAAGCTGCAGCTTCTTCTAAAACAATTTTACGCCACAAACGTGAAGTTTCCATGACATTGGCTTTATCAACAGAAGTTAATTTTTTTCTTCTTTTTTGAGCTAACTTAAAACCAGCCTTCACAATTCTTCTGATTTCTACATCACTATACTCAATCGTATCATAAGCAAAATCCTTTTTTCTACCTTTAGCCCCAAAATAGGCTCCTCCAGTAAGTTCACGCACAATTAATAAATCTACACCTTTTAACCTTTCTTTTTTAAAAGGCGACTGCTCAATTAATTGCGGCCAACATTTAACAGGCCGCAAATTGGCATATACCCCCAAAAATTTTCGCAAGGCAAGTAGACCCATTTCCGGCCTTACTTTACTTTCCGGATGATCAAATTGGGGATCACCTACCGCCCCCAGAAAAACAGCATCACTTGCAGCTACCAAATTCCGAGTAGCCTGCGGAAATGGCTCCCCACTTTCCCTAATAGCTGCACCACCGAGAAGCCCCTTTTCTTTAACTATGTTCAAATCATATTTTTCTGCTACTACATTTAAAATTTCCAAAGCCTGCTCAGTTACTTCTGGTCCGATACCATCACCAGGCAAAACAACTAGTTTAATCAACCTTTTTCACCTGCCTTTGTACATAAGGAATAGCCCCCCCAGCCCTTAAAATTTCCAACATAAATGAAGGAAAGGCTTCACCTTGATATGTTTTTCCACATGTTAAATCTTTAATTTCACCTGTTTGCGGCTTGATTTCCAAAAGCGAACCTTGTCTTAAATATTGTCTAATCCCCGCAATCGTAATTACCGGCAGGCCAATATTAATTGCATTACGGTAAAAAATACGGGCAAAACTTTCCGCCAAAATACAGCTAAATCCTATCGCTTTTAAAGCTACAGGAGCATGTTCACGCGAACTGCCACAGCCAAAATTTTTACCAGCAACTAAAACATCACCTTTTTCGATTTCCCGGAACAAATTAGGAATAACATTTTCCAAACAATGTTCAGCTAAATATTGGGCTTCACTGCGATTTAAATGACGAGCCGCAATAATTAAATCAGTATCTACATCATCACCCACTAACCAAACTCGACCTTTTAAACTCATAATTATTCCACCTCCTCAGGTGAAGCAATTCTCCCCAAAATGGCGGAAGCCGCGGCCACAGCCGGATTACTCAAATAAACTTCACTCTGCGGGTCTCCCATCCGGCCCACAAAATTTCGATTAGTTGTAGCCACCGCTCTTTCTCCCCGTGCCAAAATCCCCATATAACCACCTAAACAAGGGCCACAGGTAGGTGTACTGACCACCGCACCAGCCTGTATAAAGATTTCCACTAAACCCTCTTTTACAGCCCGCAAATAAAGTTCTTGAGTACCAGGAATAACAATTACTCGTACACGTGGATGAACTTCCCGCTTACGTAAAATTCTAGCCGCTACTTCTAAATCTTCCCAGCGACCATTAGTACAAGAACCGATTACCACCTGATCAAGCTTAATTTCCCGTCCTTTTTCCACAGGCTGAACATTAGACGGCAAATGCGGAAAAGCTACCAAGGGCTCCATATTTGTTACCTCAATTTCAATAATGCGGCTGTAATTGGCCTGGGGATCACTTTCATAAATCTTACCTGTCCGTGAAGTACGAGAAACCAAATATTCCTTGGTTTTTTCATCAGCTACCATAATCCCATTTTTCGCCCCAGCTTCAATGGCCATATTAGCCATGGTAAAACGTCCATCTAAAGACAAATCTTCAATAGCCTCCCCACAAAATTCCAAAGCCTGATAACGTGCCCCAGAAACCCCAATCTCCCCAATTAAGGCCAAAATATAATCTTTACCACTTACCCAAGGATTACGCGGTTTACCTTTAAAAATTACTTTAATGGTTTCCGGAACCCTAAACCAAAGTTCTCCCTTAGCCATACCTACCGCTAAATCAGTACTACCCACACCTGTAGAAAAAGCACCCAAAGCCCCATAAGTACAGGTATGGGAATCAGCCCCAATAATCAAATCACCAGGAGAAATCAAACCCCTTTCCGGTAAAAAACAGTGTTCAATTCCACAACGTCCCACTTCGTAATAATGTAAAAGATTTTGCTCCTCGGCAAAATTCTTTAATAATAAACACTGTTCTGCTGAAGCAATATCCTTAGCAGGTGCAAAATGATCAGGAATTAAAACAATTTTTTCCCGGTCGAAAACCTTTTCTACCCCAATTTTATTAAATTCCTTAATAGCTAAAGGGCCAGTAATATCATTGGCTAATACCAGATCCAATTTAGCCTGAATTAAATCACCAGCTTTAACCTGATCTAATCCGGCATGTGCCGCCAAAATTTTTTCAGTTATTGTCATTCCCATCACACTTCCCCCACTTCTACCAATTGCGGAAACTGCCGCACAATTTTATTTAAAGCATTAAGATAAGCCCGTGCACTAGCCTCGATAATATCCACACTCAAACCACGACCCAAATAAATGTTCCCATCAAAGGAAACACGCACAATTACTTCACCCTGTGCATCTTTACCCTCAGTAACTGCACTAATACTATAAGACTCTAATTTAACCGGCAGGGACACTAATTTTTCAATTGCTTGATAAGTAGCCTCTACCGGACCACCTGCACAAGCCGCCTCCTCTTTTAAAATACCTTTAATTTTTAAACCTACAGTAGCTGTAGCTGAAATTTTTGTACCTGCGGTAAGTTGTAAATGCTCTAATTCATAACAATCTTCACCTTTATCCAGTAAATTACTATCCAATAAAATTAATAAATCCTCTTCCAAAACTTCCTTTTTACGATCAGTTAATTCTTTAAATTCCCGAAAAGCACGTTCTAATGCTTCCCCTTCCAAAAAATAACCCCATTCCTTTAATTGTACCTGAAAAGCATGTCTTCCAGAATGTTTACCCAAAACAAGTTTAGGTGAACTAATTCCCAGCATTTCCGGATTCATAATTTCATAAGTAGTCCTTTCTTTTAAAACACCATCTTGATGAATACCAGATTCATGAGCAAAAGCATTTTTACCCACAATAGCCTTATTAGGCTGTACCGCCATCCCGGTCAAAGTACTTACCAAGCGGCTAGTACGATAAATTTCCCGTGTCTTAATTCCGGTCGTAAATCCTAAACTATTCCGCCGTGTATAAAGAGCCATCACTACTTCTTCTAAAGAAGCATTACCAGCCCGCTCCCCAATACCATTTACCGCTACTTCAATTTGTCGGGCCCCATTACGTACTGCTGCCAAAGAATTAGCTACCGCCATACCCAAATCATTATGACAATGAACACTAATTACTGCTTGCTCAATATTAGGCACCCCTTTTTTTAGAGCCCCAATAAATTCACCAAATTCCCAAGGCAGAGCATAACCCACAGTATCTGGAATATTTATTACCGTGGCTCCAGCAGCAATTACCGCAGTAATCACCTCACATAAAAATGGTAATTCACTGCGAGAAGCATCTTCGGCGGAAAACTCCACATCAGCTACTAAACTTTTAGCTAATTTAACTGCACGTACAGCCATTTCCTTTACCTCTACGGCGGTTTTTTGTAATTTTTTACGCATATGAATTTCAGAGGTAGCTAAAAAAGTATGGATACGGGGTTTTTCTGCTTCTTTTATCGCCTCATAGGCTGCCCGAATATCCTTTTCATGTGCCCGAGCCAAAGCAGTAATCACCGGTCCTTTTACTTCTCGTGCAATCTGCTGCACAGCTTTAAAATCTCCACTAGAAGCAATCGGAAAACCAGCTTCCAAAACATCAACCCCTAATTTAGCCAATTGTTTGGCTAAAATAAGTTTTTCCTCCATATTTAAATTAACACCCGGTGATTGTTCTCCATCCCTTAAAGTAGTATCAAAAATAAAAATTCTGGAATCACTCATTACTCATCACCCCATTCCATTTCTTCCAAACCTTTACCTCCCAAAACTACAGGATAAACATTTTCCCCAGCCGCCACTTTTATTTCCAGTAAACCTAAACCCGGTCTATTGAGCAATTCATTAATTTTTTCCCTTAAATCAACAGCTTTTTCCACAGTTAAACTTAAGGCCCCATAAGCCTTAGCTAAATATTTAAACTCAGGTCGGCGGCGAAAATGAACCGCAGTATGTCTGCCCTGACAATAATGATCTTGTAATTGTTTTACCATTCCCAAAGCCTGGTTATTGATCAAAATAATTTTTAAAGGTAAATTTTCTTCTAAACAGGTACCCAATTCTGCCAGACCCATTTGAAAACTACCATCCCCAGTAAGCACTAGTACCACAGCTTCCGGTGCTGCTATTTGAGCCCCAATTCCGGCAGGTATACCATAACCCATCGTTCCTAAACCACCAGAACTAATAAAGGTACGTGGTTTTTTAATTTTTAACCACTGTGCAGCACCAACTTGATGTTGCCCCACATCAGTAGTCACAATTGTTTTCTCATCCAAAAATTCATTTAAGACCATCATAATTTTTTTAAAAGTTAAACCTGATATGGACTCCTTTTTTTCAGGTAATGACCACCAATTATCTTTTTGCTCCTCAGGCAAATCAGCTAACAGCTGCTGTAGAACAATTTTTAAATCACCAACCAAAGGCACATCAACAGCCACATTTTTACCAATTTCCGCACTATCAATATCTAAATGAATAATTTTAGCCTGAGGTGCAAATTTACTTACTTCCCCAGTCACCCGATCATCAAAACGCATACCTAAGGCAATAAATAAATCACATGTCTGTACAGCCAAATTAGCTTCCGGTAAGCCATAGGTTCCCAACATTCCTAAAGCTAATGGATGTTCACGGGATATACTGCCTAGTCCCATCATTGTATTTATCACTGGAATATTTAGTTTTTCAGCCAAAACAAGCAATTCTTCTTCTGCCTGAGCACTTAAAACCCCACCACCGGCACAAATCAAGGGGCGTTTTGCTTCCTTTAATAATTTAATAATCTGTTTTAACTGCCCCTGATGTCCCACCAAATTTGGCTTATAACCACGTAAGTTTATTTTTTCACAAACCTCAGCCTTGGCTAAAGCTTGGGCCACATCTTTTGGTAAATCAATGAGTACTGGTCCTGGTCTACCACTAGACGCAATATAAAAGGCTTCCTTGACAATTCGCGGTATAGACGCGGCTGCTTTTACCAAATAATTATGTTTGGTAATCGGTTCGGAAATTCCGGTAATATCCACTTCTTGAAAAGCGTCAGTACCAATCATTTTCAAAGGTACTTGACCAGTAAAAACAACCAAAGGAATCGAATCCATATAAGCCGTAGCAATCCCGGTAATCAAATTTGTAGCACCTGGCCCTGAAGTAGCTAGACAAACTCCCGGCTTTTTGCTTACCCGGGCATAACCACTAGCAGCGTGTGCCGCACCTTGTTCATTACGAGTAACTACTAGACGAATTTCGGAAGTTTGCCCCAAAACATCAAAAATTTCTAAAGCCGCTCCCCCCGGATAAGCAAAAACTACTTCCACAGCTTCCTTTAGCAAGCTTTCCACCAAAATTTCCGCACCTGATTTCATTAAAGCCACCTCCCTGGATAATTACTTTTTCAACCAAGGCATTTTTGCTCTTAATTCTGCCCCTACCTTTTCCAAACCATGAGCTGCATCCCTTTTTCTCAGTGCATTGTATTCAGGTCTACCTGCTTGATTTTCCAAAATCCAGCGTTTGGCAAAAGTACCTTCCTGAATTTCCTTTAACACCTTTTGCATTTCTTTTCTTGTTTCTTCAGTGATGATCCGACTACCAGTAACCAAATCACCATATTCGGCGGTATCACTAATCGAATAACGCATATTAGCTATACCACCTTCATAAATCAAATCAATAATTAATTTTAATTCATGGCAGACTTCAAAATAAGCCAATTCAGGCTGATAACCTGCTTTCACTAAAGTATCAAAACCAGCTCTAATCAATTCTGTTAAACCACCACATAAAACACATTGTTCACCAAATAAATCTGTTTCCGTTTCTTCTTTAAAAGTAGTAAGTACCGCTCCAGCACGTGTACAACCTACACCTTTGGCATAGGCCAAAGCCAAATCCATAGCTTTACCACTTGCATCCTGATAAACAGCTACTAAACCAGGAATACCAATCCCCTCTTGATATAATCTTCGTACCATATGACCCGGGCCTTTAGGTGCAATCATAAAAACATCAATTTCAGCTGGTGGCACAATCTGACCATAATGAATATTAAATCCGTGAGAAAAAACTAAAGCATCTCCAGGCTTTAAATTCGGTTCAATTTCCTGCCGATAAACTACAGACTGTTTTTCATCAGGTAGTAAAATTTGAATAACCTCAGCCTGAGAAACAGCCTCCGCAACCGAAAAAACCTGAAAACCATCTTTTTCCGCCTGTGACCAAGACTTACTTCCTTGTCGCAAACCAATAATTACCTTGACACCACTATCCTGTAAATTTTGAGCTTGGGCGTGTCCTTGGCTGCCATAACCAAGTACCGCCACTGTTTTTCCCGCTAAATTTTTTAAATCTGCATCCCCATCATAAAACATCTTTGCCATTTTCTTACCCCCTAAAATAATTATTTAGATCCTCGGACCATGGCCACTTTGCCAGTTCTCACCAATTCCTGAATGCCAAATGGTCTCAAGGAATGAATAATTGCTTCAATTTTACCTTCATCACCCGTAGCCTCCACAATCAGCGAACGTCTACCAATATCAATAATGCGACTGCGAAAAACATCCATTAACTGCAATATTTCCTGTCTTTCTTCAGGACCGGCGGCCACTTTAATTAACAACATTTGTCTTTCCACTATTTCCTCTTGGGTAATGTCTTGTACCTTAATTACTTCTACCTGTTTATTCAATTGTTTACTTACCTGTTCAATAACCCGATCATCACCTTCTACAACCAAAGTAATACGTGAAATGGTTCGCTCCTCGGTTTCTCCCACCACTAAGCTCTCAATATTATAGCCCCTGCGGGCAAACAACCCAGCTACCCTAGAAAGAACCCCCGGACGATTTTCAACTAAGACGGCTAATGTGTGCTTCACCAGACCACCTCCCCAACATTTCATTTATTTTCCCCCCAGGGGGAATCATTGGTAAAACATTTTCCTTAGGATCAACTAAACACTCAACCACAACAGGTCCGGGAGTTTGTAGAGCCTCCCGGATAAGTGTTTTTACTTCCCCGGGTTTACTAATCTGTAAACCTTTTATCCCATAAGCTTCCGCTAATTTTAAATAATCAAGCCCACCCTTAAATAAAGATTCCGCATAATGACCTTGAAAAAAGAACTCCTGCCACTGTCTAACCATACCTAAACAAGAATTATTTAAAATAAATACTTTTACCGGCAATTGATACTGTGCCATTACTGCTAATTCCTGTAAAGACATTTGAAAACTGCCATCACCAGTGAACAAAACGACCATTTCTCCCGGTCTGCCAAATGCCGCTCCAATAGCCGCTGGTAGACCAAAACCCATTGTTCCCAAGCCACCAGAGGTGACAAAACTTCTTTTTCCTACTAAAGGATAATATTGAGCAACAAACATCTGATGCTGTCCTACATCAGTAGTAATGATTGCTTTTTGTCCCCAACTGGCAACCCCCTCAATAATTTCCTGTGGTTTAATCATTTCACCTTTTTCATATTGTAAAGGATATGCCTTTTGCCAGCCATTTATTTTTTCCCACCAAACTGCCAAATCAAAACTAACCCCTTTTAACTCTGCCATTATTTCTTTTAAAAATTCACGCACGTCACAAACTACAGGATAATCTGCTTCCACATTTTTTAACAATTCCGCAGGATCAATATCCACATGTATAATTTTTACATCCTCCAAAAAATGTTCCGGATTACCAGTTACCCGGTCACTAAAACGCGTCCCCAGAGCTAGCAA is a window from the Clostridia bacterium genome containing:
- a CDS encoding D-aminoacylase, whose translation is MLTRREFLAYLGILGAAVVLPVKIVENEREIKKAQAAKPVDCDWVIENVFLIDGSGNPGFPGKLAVKDDKIVASGDFLVSETVEVIAGHGYILAPGFIDVHTHTEDYFLSGGEMSPFLSQGVTLQIGGNCGRSPRDLKDFFQRVPEMQINYGSLMGYATLRQMVWGRDCPEKATLQAINQMQNYLAKALEDGAVGLSIGLEYWPQTYASTEEVIALCEVLKEKGGFYATHIRSEYDRVLEALEEAIEIGFQAGVPVQYSHLKAGFKRNWSKVPRILEMLSEAEADGLDIRADFYGYTYSSTDVGRKVFQHSMSAENLELAAVHPLTFFASDAGIHAGGRAIHPRAYGNIPRILRWFVREKGLLTWEKAIAKLTSQPARRLNLKRRGLLKEGYQADLVLFDPETITDKATREKTNIFSEGVKKVWVNGKLAWADGENLHPNSGQKILNKKLVV
- a CDS encoding D-alanyl-D-alanine carboxypeptidase, whose amino-acid sequence is MRKIIITLVVLAGFFLLGYQVALLNTPTVLNENYYCPQLCVWERQSQTIKLAAEENKKIYPASLTKIMTAIVALEEIADLDELVVVDVATYQKMVAKNASLAGFYGREKVTYRDLLYGALLSSGGEAANSLAVNLAGSVENFVDLMNEKAEFLGLENTYFVNPEGLDDPGQYSTAHDLARLLDFALNNEFFREIITTKTYLSTPTLDHPQGLLLQSTVLTLLEDVNQEGFRILGGKSGTTSQAGECWAILAEKNGREYICVAMGGAIQNWPNTGTGPRDDCLRLLKKLN
- a CDS encoding diguanylate cyclase is translated as MKVLVAEDSRYYQKILKDILNKWGYTVVVANNGAEAIGKLSEENGPKLAIVDWVMPYIDGLEVCRKTRQMQERGYIYLILLTINADKEDVIKGLEAGADDYIIKPFNEMELKFRLKTGERIIRLEDQIMQLALTDSLTGLLNRRAFIDRLDGELERYKRLGAPLSLIMADLDDFKKVNDNYGHLVGDEVLKGVAKCFVDSLRKYDFVGRYGGEEFIICLPGVKTKQAVLVAERLRINMRDLVVYKDKKPLKLKLTSSFGVSSLGEDIFDIHTLTKKADEALYLAKKKGKNRVESYQCGTENA
- the leuB gene encoding 3-isopropylmalate dehydrogenase, with the protein product MIKLVVLPGDGIGPEVTEQALEILNVVAEKYDLNIVKEKGLLGGAAIRESGEPFPQATRNLVAASDAVFLGAVGDPQFDHPESKVRPEMGLLALRKFLGVYANLRPVKCWPQLIEQSPFKKERLKGVDLLIVRELTGGAYFGAKGRKKDFAYDTIEYSDVEIRRIVKAGFKLAQKRRKKLTSVDKANVMETSRLWRKIVLEEAAAYPDVVLNHLYVDNCAMQLCLNPGQFDVLVTENTFGDILSDQASVLGGSLGMLPSASLGDGPALYEPVHGSAPDLAGQDKANPLAAILSLAMFLEMTANCPAGARDIENAVENVLDQGWRTADIYENGCFCVGTRLMTEKIKEVLLKSR
- a CDS encoding 3-isopropylmalate dehydratase small subunit — encoded protein: MSLKGRVWLVGDDVDTDLIIAARHLNRSEAQYLAEHCLENVIPNLFREIEKGDVLVAGKNFGCGSSREHAPVALKAIGFSCILAESFARIFYRNAINIGLPVITIAGIRQYLRQGSLLEIKPQTGEIKDLTCGKTYQGEAFPSFMLEILRAGGAIPYVQRQVKKVD
- the leuC gene encoding 3-isopropylmalate dehydratase large subunit, which gives rise to MTITEKILAAHAGLDQVKAGDLIQAKLDLVLANDITGPLAIKEFNKIGVEKVFDREKIVLIPDHFAPAKDIASAEQCLLLKNFAEEQNLLHYYEVGRCGIEHCFLPERGLISPGDLIIGADSHTCTYGALGAFSTGVGSTDLAVGMAKGELWFRVPETIKVIFKGKPRNPWVSGKDYILALIGEIGVSGARYQALEFCGEAIEDLSLDGRFTMANMAIEAGAKNGIMVADEKTKEYLVSRTSRTGKIYESDPQANYSRIIEIEVTNMEPLVAFPHLPSNVQPVEKGREIKLDQVVIGSCTNGRWEDLEVAARILRKREVHPRVRVIVIPGTQELYLRAVKEGLVEIFIQAGAVVSTPTCGPCLGGYMGILARGERAVATTNRNFVGRMGDPQSEVYLSNPAVAAASAILGRIASPEEVE
- a CDS encoding 2-isopropylmalate synthase, whose translation is MSDSRIFIFDTTLRDGEQSPGVNLNMEEKLILAKQLAKLGVDVLEAGFPIASSGDFKAVQQIAREVKGPVITALARAHEKDIRAAYEAIKEAEKPRIHTFLATSEIHMRKKLQKTAVEVKEMAVRAVKLAKSLVADVEFSAEDASRSELPFLCEVITAVIAAGATVINIPDTVGYALPWEFGEFIGALKKGVPNIEQAVISVHCHNDLGMAVANSLAAVRNGARQIEVAVNGIGERAGNASLEEVVMALYTRRNSLGFTTGIKTREIYRTSRLVSTLTGMAVQPNKAIVGKNAFAHESGIHQDGVLKERTTYEIMNPEMLGISSPKLVLGKHSGRHAFQVQLKEWGYFLEGEALERAFREFKELTDRKKEVLEEDLLILLDSNLLDKGEDCYELEHLQLTAGTKISATATVGLKIKGILKEEAACAGGPVEATYQAIEKLVSLPVKLESYSISAVTEGKDAQGEVIVRVSFDGNIYLGRGLSVDIIEASARAYLNALNKIVRQFPQLVEVGEV